From a region of the Salarias fasciatus chromosome 6, fSalaFa1.1, whole genome shotgun sequence genome:
- the cxxc4 gene encoding CXXC-type zinc finger protein 4 isoform X2, which yields MSNINNALCIENGQNADVSLLQKDNLQDGGLSQLLDYNAEMERYRSFANFYKTNGAFPQTAKIARITTPIFPSARIGMSPWNCDNAMLWGRKSAAINPNRTSMHRNDSQRPGKPGVPPETLQMANNNFLSTLSPEHCRPLAGECMNKLKCGAAEAEIMNLPERVGTFSAIPALGGISLPPGVIVMTALHSPAASAAVTDSAFQIANLADCPQNNSSASSGNPAKKKRKRCGVCAPCRRLINCGVCSSCRNRKTGHQICKFRKCEELKKKPGSSLERTPVNNGEAFRWFF from the exons ATGTCTAACATAAACAATGCGCTTTGCATTGAAAACGGACAGAATGCAGATGTGTCCCTCTTACAAAAGGATAATCTTCAGGATGGTGGATTAAGCCAGCTTTTGGATTATAACGCTGAAATGGAAAGGTACAGGTCTTTTGCAAACTTTTATAAAACCAATGGGGCATTTCCTCAGACTGCTAAGATTGCCCGTATCACGACGCCCATTTTTCCCAGTGCCAGAATTGGTATGTCCCCTTGGAACTGTGATAACGCCATGCTCTGGGGAAGGAAATCAGCGGCAATAAACCCTAATAGGACCAGCATGCATAGAAATGACTCCCAGAGGCCGGGGAAGCCTGGCGTGCCGCCAGAGACGCTGCAAATGGCAAATAATAATTTCCTCTCTACCTTATCCCCCGAACACTGCAGACCTTTAGCAGGAGAATGCATGAACAAGCTGAAATGCGGCGCTGCTGAAGCAGAGATAATGAATCTCCCAGAACGCGTTGGAACTTTTTCCGCTATTCCGGCTTTAGGGGGCATCTCATTACCTCCCGGGGTCATCGTCATGACAGCCCTTCACTCCCccgcagcctcagcagccgTTACAGACAGTGCGTTTCAAATTGCCAATCTGGCAGACTGCCCACAGAATAATTCCTCAGCATCCAGTGGAAACCCAgcgaagaagaaaaggaaaaggtgTGGGGTCTGTGCACCCTGCAGGCGGCTAATCAACTGTGGTGTCTGCAGCAGTTGTCGGAACCGCAAAACGGGCCACCAGATCTGCAAATTTAGGAAATgcgaggagctgaagaagaagccAGGCTCGTCGCTGGAG AGGACGCCGGTCAACAACGGCGAAGCTTTCCGGTGGTTCTTTTAG
- the cxxc4 gene encoding CXXC-type zinc finger protein 4 isoform X1 translates to MSNINNALCIENGQNADVSLLQKDNLQDGGLSQLLDYNAEMERYRSFANFYKTNGAFPQTAKIARITTPIFPSARIGMSPWNCDNAMLWGRKSAAINPNRTSMHRNDSQRPGKPGVPPETLQMANNNFLSTLSPEHCRPLAGECMNKLKCGAAEAEIMNLPERVGTFSAIPALGGISLPPGVIVMTALHSPAASAAVTDSAFQIANLADCPQNNSSASSGNPAKKKRKRCGVCAPCRRLINCGVCSSCRNRKTGHQICKFRKCEELKKKPGSSLEVRAGALLPLLLLLSLCTPKH, encoded by the coding sequence ATGTCTAACATAAACAATGCGCTTTGCATTGAAAACGGACAGAATGCAGATGTGTCCCTCTTACAAAAGGATAATCTTCAGGATGGTGGATTAAGCCAGCTTTTGGATTATAACGCTGAAATGGAAAGGTACAGGTCTTTTGCAAACTTTTATAAAACCAATGGGGCATTTCCTCAGACTGCTAAGATTGCCCGTATCACGACGCCCATTTTTCCCAGTGCCAGAATTGGTATGTCCCCTTGGAACTGTGATAACGCCATGCTCTGGGGAAGGAAATCAGCGGCAATAAACCCTAATAGGACCAGCATGCATAGAAATGACTCCCAGAGGCCGGGGAAGCCTGGCGTGCCGCCAGAGACGCTGCAAATGGCAAATAATAATTTCCTCTCTACCTTATCCCCCGAACACTGCAGACCTTTAGCAGGAGAATGCATGAACAAGCTGAAATGCGGCGCTGCTGAAGCAGAGATAATGAATCTCCCAGAACGCGTTGGAACTTTTTCCGCTATTCCGGCTTTAGGGGGCATCTCATTACCTCCCGGGGTCATCGTCATGACAGCCCTTCACTCCCccgcagcctcagcagccgTTACAGACAGTGCGTTTCAAATTGCCAATCTGGCAGACTGCCCACAGAATAATTCCTCAGCATCCAGTGGAAACCCAgcgaagaagaaaaggaaaaggtgTGGGGTCTGTGCACCCTGCAGGCGGCTAATCAACTGTGGTGTCTGCAGCAGTTGTCGGAACCGCAAAACGGGCCACCAGATCTGCAAATTTAGGAAATgcgaggagctgaagaagaagccAGGCTCGTCGCTGGAGGTGAGAGCCGGGGCTCTGCTTCCCCTTCTTTTGTTATTATCCCTTTGCACTCCAAAGCATTAA